In Silene latifolia isolate original U9 population chromosome X, ASM4854445v1, whole genome shotgun sequence, the following proteins share a genomic window:
- the LOC141623095 gene encoding putative E3 ubiquitin-protein ligase XBAT35 isoform X1, with protein sequence MLGNGVCYFACWLKILENWRLIFLCMVFVMQCVDREGKTPLMAACLNPALHHVVKLLIELGANVKGFTNIVRAIENHICLYAGWLRKPMMPGFLELLAPQFLSRKVWAVVLPSGSRNLRKPFKLELAIYTSILDAQPHSKIALWKADMEEPTFNLHNPAVLLCGILTITFIENYDTRSTQVAKFQIVLKLPVLPNYAAVFRSPLILLVDCQG encoded by the exons ATGTTGGGAAATGGGGTATGTTATTTTGCTTGTTGGTTGAAGATACTGGAGAATTGGAGATTGATTTTTCTATGTATGGTGTTTGTGATGCAGTGTGTGGATAGAGAAGGGAAAACTCCGTTAATGGCAGCGTGCCTGAATCCAGCACTACATCATGTAGTTAAATTACTTATAGAGTTGGGTGCCAATGT CAAAGGATTCACCAATATTGTTCGTGCAATTGAG AATCACATATGCTTATACGCTGGGTGGCTGAGAAAACCCATGATGCCAGGGTTTCTGGAATTACTTGCTCCACAATTTCTTTCAAGAAAAGT GTGGGCGGTGGTTCTTCCCAGTGGTTCTCGTAATTTACGGAAGCCTTTTAAATTGGAGCTTGCCATATATACAAGTATTTTG GATGCTCAGCCTCATTCGAAAATTGCTTTATGGAAAGCCGATATGGAGGAACCAACTTTCAACCTGCATAATCCCGCAGTTTTACTTTGTGGAATATTGACCA TTACCTTTATTGAGAACTACGACACGAGGTCAACTCAGGTGGCCAAATTTCAAATAGTTCTAAAATTACCGGTCTTACCGAATTATGCCGCTGTTTTCAGATCACCGTTGATCTTGCTTGTAGATTGCCAAGGCTGA
- the LOC141616993 gene encoding uncharacterized protein LOC141616993, whose translation MNLLSINCRELGNPDAVRALRVLVRREAPAILFLCETKLCRREMRRVRESFEGYFGLEVYSRGRSGGLAFMWRKEINRTFVSASAHHMDFVIREDSKEWRVTGFYGWAAVSDRHLSWELLRVLRRQSELPWICMGDFNEVLYSTEMKGGSRPQWQMNNFHAAVDECGLRDVAWEGYQFTFDNGQVGDANRQSMLDRAMCTSDWIDMFPYAKLFHLEREYSDHAPIKLILDKRNAGEIRKHRFRFEQIWVGEEGCEEAVIRGVEKGHGNLGRAINECTKEIQAWKKINIGKINWSLERKRKQLERLNSGTRTEVEVEWRKKLVAEIADLNCQEEQYWRQRSRALWLRDGDRNMSFFHNRAGERKRKNYIGMLIDDDGNEKVGDEAVSVVAVNYFQELFATSEPTNLSGVMTGLEGRVSAPMNMILWEEYREEEIVAAISQMHPLKAPGPDGMNGLFYQSYWHVIGPDVVASVLGILRGEISPFEFNKTNIVLIPKKKAPDKMRDFRPISLAM comes from the coding sequence ATGAATCTTTTAAGCATTAACTGTCGGGAATTGGGCAACCCCGATGCAGTGAGAGCCCTTCGCGTCCTTGTGCGAAGGGAAGCCCCGGCCATACTATTTTTATGCGAGACAAAATTGTGTCGTCGTGAGATGAGGAGGGTGAGGGAGAgctttgaagggtattttggtttGGAAGTGTATAGTAGAGGGAGGTCGGGGGGTCTCGCTTTTATGTGGCGAAAGGAGATTAACCGTACGTTTGTTTCCGCTTCGGCACACCATATGGATTTTGTGATACGGGAGGATAGCAAAGAGTGGCGGGTGACTGGATTTTATGGGTGGGCAGCGGTGAGTGATCGTCATTTGTCTTGGGAGCTTCTTCGGGTCCTTCGAAGACAGTCCGAGTTACCATGGATATGTATGGGTGATTTTAATGAAGTCCTCTACTCTACAGAAATGAAGGGTGGGAGCcgtccacaatggcaaatgaacAATTTTCATGCAGCTGTGGATGAGTGTGGGCTGAGGGATGTGGCATGGGAGGGATATCAATTCACTTTCGATAATGGGCAGGTTGGTGATGCCAATAGACAAAGCATGCTAGATCGGGCGATGTGTACGAGTGACTGGATCGATATGTTTCCCTATGCTAAGCTTTTTCATCTGGAACGAGAGTACTCTGATCATGCGCCGATAAAGTTGATTTTGGACAAGAGAAATGCGGGGGAGATAAGGAAGCACAGGTTCCGGTTCGAACAGATATGGGTAGGGGAAGAGGGGTGTGAGGAGGCGGTCATACGTGGGGTAGAGAAGGGGCACGGCAATCTGGGAAGAGCCATTAATGAATGCACTAAGGAAATTCAAGCTTGGAAAAAAATCAATATTGGTAAGATTAATTGGAGCCTGGAACGAAAGAGAAAGCAACTGGAGCGATTAAACAGTGGCACACGGACTGAGGTGGAAGTGGAGTGGAGGAAAAAATTAGTGGCGGAAATAGCGGATTTAAACTGTCAAGAAGAGCAATATTGGAGGCAAAGATCGCGGGCTTTATGGCTGCGAGATGGAGACCGCAATATGAGTTTCTTCCATAATAGGGCTGGGGAACGCAAGAGAAAGAACTATATTGGCATGCTTATTGATGATGATGGGAACGAAAAGGTGGGGGATGAAGCGGTGTCTGTGGTAGCTGTCAATTATTTCCAGGAATTGTTTGCGACATCTGAGCCCACGAACTTGTCAGGGGTGATGACGGGGTTAGAGGGGCGTGTTTCTGCACCCATGAATATGATTTTGTGGGAAGAATATCGAGAGGAAGAAATTGTTGCAGCCATTAGCCAAATGCACCCACTAAAAGCTCCGGGTCCGGATGGAATGAATGGCTTATTTTATCAATCATATTGGCATGTTATCGGTCCAGATGTGGTTGCCTCGGTCCTGGGCATTTTGCGAGGGGAGATTTCACCATTCGAGTTCAACAAAACGAATATTGTTCTTATCCCGAAGAAAAAGGCTCCTGATAAAATGCGGGATTTCCGACCCATCAGCCTTGCAATGTAG
- the LOC141623095 gene encoding putative E3 ubiquitin-protein ligase XBAT35 isoform X3 — translation MAACLNPALHHVVKLLIELGANVKGFTNIVRAIENHICLYAGWLRKPMMPGFLELLAPQFLSRKVWAVVLPSGSRNLRKPFKLELAIYTSILDAQPHSKIALWKADMEEPTFNLHNPAVLLCGILTITFIENYDTRSTQVAKFQIVLKLPVLPNYAAVFRSPLILLVDCQG, via the exons ATGGCAGCGTGCCTGAATCCAGCACTACATCATGTAGTTAAATTACTTATAGAGTTGGGTGCCAATGT CAAAGGATTCACCAATATTGTTCGTGCAATTGAG AATCACATATGCTTATACGCTGGGTGGCTGAGAAAACCCATGATGCCAGGGTTTCTGGAATTACTTGCTCCACAATTTCTTTCAAGAAAAGT GTGGGCGGTGGTTCTTCCCAGTGGTTCTCGTAATTTACGGAAGCCTTTTAAATTGGAGCTTGCCATATATACAAGTATTTTG GATGCTCAGCCTCATTCGAAAATTGCTTTATGGAAAGCCGATATGGAGGAACCAACTTTCAACCTGCATAATCCCGCAGTTTTACTTTGTGGAATATTGACCA TTACCTTTATTGAGAACTACGACACGAGGTCAACTCAGGTGGCCAAATTTCAAATAGTTCTAAAATTACCGGTCTTACCGAATTATGCCGCTGTTTTCAGATCACCGTTGATCTTGCTTGTAGATTGCCAAGGCTGA
- the LOC141623095 gene encoding putative E3 ubiquitin-protein ligase XBAT35 isoform X2, with translation MTPVIIQPQCVDREGKTPLMAACLNPALHHVVKLLIELGANVKGFTNIVRAIENHICLYAGWLRKPMMPGFLELLAPQFLSRKVWAVVLPSGSRNLRKPFKLELAIYTSILDAQPHSKIALWKADMEEPTFNLHNPAVLLCGILTITFIENYDTRSTQVAKFQIVLKLPVLPNYAAVFRSPLILLVDCQG, from the exons ATGACTCCTGTTATTATCCAACCTCAA TGTGTGGATAGAGAAGGGAAAACTCCGTTAATGGCAGCGTGCCTGAATCCAGCACTACATCATGTAGTTAAATTACTTATAGAGTTGGGTGCCAATGT CAAAGGATTCACCAATATTGTTCGTGCAATTGAG AATCACATATGCTTATACGCTGGGTGGCTGAGAAAACCCATGATGCCAGGGTTTCTGGAATTACTTGCTCCACAATTTCTTTCAAGAAAAGT GTGGGCGGTGGTTCTTCCCAGTGGTTCTCGTAATTTACGGAAGCCTTTTAAATTGGAGCTTGCCATATATACAAGTATTTTG GATGCTCAGCCTCATTCGAAAATTGCTTTATGGAAAGCCGATATGGAGGAACCAACTTTCAACCTGCATAATCCCGCAGTTTTACTTTGTGGAATATTGACCA TTACCTTTATTGAGAACTACGACACGAGGTCAACTCAGGTGGCCAAATTTCAAATAGTTCTAAAATTACCGGTCTTACCGAATTATGCCGCTGTTTTCAGATCACCGTTGATCTTGCTTGTAGATTGCCAAGGCTGA
- the LOC141623095 gene encoding putative E3 ubiquitin-protein ligase XBAT35 isoform X4 → MLGNGVCYFACWLKILENWRLIFLCMVFVMQCVDREGKTPLMAACLNPALHHVVKLLIELGANVKGFTNIVRAIENHICLYAGWLRKPMMPGFLELLAPQFLSRKVWAVVLPSGSRNLRKPFKLELAIYTSILDAQPHSKIALWKADMEEPTFNLHNPAVLLCGILTNHR, encoded by the exons ATGTTGGGAAATGGGGTATGTTATTTTGCTTGTTGGTTGAAGATACTGGAGAATTGGAGATTGATTTTTCTATGTATGGTGTTTGTGATGCAGTGTGTGGATAGAGAAGGGAAAACTCCGTTAATGGCAGCGTGCCTGAATCCAGCACTACATCATGTAGTTAAATTACTTATAGAGTTGGGTGCCAATGT CAAAGGATTCACCAATATTGTTCGTGCAATTGAG AATCACATATGCTTATACGCTGGGTGGCTGAGAAAACCCATGATGCCAGGGTTTCTGGAATTACTTGCTCCACAATTTCTTTCAAGAAAAGT GTGGGCGGTGGTTCTTCCCAGTGGTTCTCGTAATTTACGGAAGCCTTTTAAATTGGAGCTTGCCATATATACAAGTATTTTG GATGCTCAGCCTCATTCGAAAATTGCTTTATGGAAAGCCGATATGGAGGAACCAACTTTCAACCTGCATAATCCCGCAGTTTTACTTTGTGGAATATTGACCA ATCACCGTTGA
- the LOC141616994 gene encoding uncharacterized protein LOC141616994, giving the protein MSSVRAVVQKIPRVHEMDFTRGQRRAGKEIVEGEEDAQDGLAFEWDDELNVGEQRSQLMLVGKIWASRSINVKAAIDTMVKLWNPSKPMLGNVVDAKEKTFVFKFGLERDKSRVLEGQPWHFDKFAWCFNEPNDKGKISDVPLFRLPIWARVYDLPIQGRTSRANVERIGASLGSFIDVDMGPNTEVERAIRVRVLHDVRQPLKSSIPIRMKAGRTVQFDVKYERLPIFCYGCGVVGHGEKDCDEGPYEEGELKFGE; this is encoded by the exons ATGTCTAGTGTTAGGGCTGTCGTCCAAAAAATTCCTAGG GTACATGAGATGGATTTTACGCGTGGTCAGAGACGGGCTGGGAAGGAGATTGTCGAAGGGGAGGAGGATGCACAAGACGGTTTGGCGTTCGAATGGGATGATGAATTGAATGTGGGAGAACAACGAAGTCAATTGATGCTTGTGGGTAAGATATGGGCGTCGAGATCGATTAACGTAAAGGCTGCTATTGACACCATGGTGAAGTTATGGAATCCCTCAAAACCTATGCTTGGTAATGTTGTTGATGCGAAGGAGAAAACCTTTGTGTTCAAATTCGGATTGGAGCGTGACAAAAGTAGGGTTCTCGAGGGGCAACCCTGGCATTTCGATAAGTTCGCGTGGTGCTTCAATGAACCCAATGACAAAGGTAAAATTTCTGATGTACCTTTATTTCGATTACCGATTTGGGCGAGAGTGTATGACCTCCCCATACAAGGGAGGACGAGTAGAGCTAACGTGGAAAGGATAGGAGCGAGCCTAGGGTCGTTTATTGATGTCGATATGGGACCGAATACTGAAGTGGAGCGTGCTATACGAGTGAGGGTACTTCATGATGTTCGACAGCCGCTTAAATCGTCTATTCCAATTAGGATGAAAGCGGGGAGAACGGTGCAGTTCGATGTCAAATATGAGAGATTACCAATCTTTTGTTATGGCTGCGGGGTTGTCGGGCATGGGGAGAAGGACTGCGATGAAGGACCGTATGAGGAAGGGGAGCTTAAATTCGGGGAATAG